The DNA sequence CCAAACTGTCCCAACGGGTTTCGTTTCTGAACCTCCACCAGGACCAGCAATACCACTTATGGATATAGCCAAATCAGCACCCGCTGCTGTCAAAGCCCCTTTTGCCATCTCTTCTACTGTTTGTGAAGATACTGCGCCGTAGTTTTGCAAAGTACAGTCCTGAACACCCAAAAGATCTTGCTTAGCTTTGTTGCTGTAGGTTACAAAGCCGTATTCAAATACTGAAGAACTTCCCGCAACATCCGTAATAGCGGCACTAATACCGCCTCCTGTACAAGATTCGGCAGTGGTTATTTTCTTCTTCAGTGTGAGTAATCGGCTTACCAGCTGTTTTGCCAATGTCAGTTGTTCCATACCATTTCCTTTTTAACTATTCCCAAAGTAGATTCTGTAGTCAGTTACCGCATAATGAGAGGCTTAAATCGTATTTTTACAAGACAGATGTAAATGAATTTGTGACAATAACAATATTGTTTTTTCGCGTTTAGTTTATAGATACCAATGATAGATTTATACAGTAATGAAAGCATCTCTGCACAAACACCAATGATGCAGCAGTTTTTAAAGATCAAAAAAGATCACCAAGACATTTTACTGTTTTATC is a window from the Psychrosphaera ytuae genome containing:
- a CDS encoding CinA family protein, with translation MEQLTLAKQLVSRLLTLKKKITTAESCTGGGISAAITDVAGSSSVFEYGFVTYSNKAKQDLLGVQDCTLQNYGAVSSQTVEEMAKGALTAAGADLAISISGIAGPGGGSETKPVGTVWFAIANLNNQNNQISVTTDHQCFSGDRIEVRRKSVKHALELALSKLD